The Streptococcaceae bacterium ESL0687 genome has a segment encoding these proteins:
- a CDS encoding nucleobase:cation symporter-2 family protein: MEFNENKNSQAAVLGLQHLLAMYSGSILVPILIASALNYTPAQLTYLISTDIFMCGLATFLQLQLNKYFGVGLPVVLGVAFQSVAPLSIIGAKHGPGAMFGSIIASGIFVVLIAGFFSKIRKLFPPIVTGSVITTIGLTLIPVAVGNMGSNSDNPSVESVILALVTIFIILAINYFFKGFIRSIAILIGLIVGTVIGSFFGLVDTQAIASAPWVHVPTPFFFGKPVFELSSILMMCIIALVSLVESTGVYFALADITGDKLTEKRLRNGYRAEGLAVIFGGIFNTFPYTGFSQNVGLVQLSGIKSRKPIYYTAFFLVILGLVPKFGALAQMIPSPVLGGGMLVMFGMVAVQGMRMLNSIDFEKNEYNLLIAAVSVASGVGLHNTSLFNSFPQTAQMFLTNGIVIAALVSIVLNLIFNSKKK, translated from the coding sequence ATGGAATTTAATGAAAATAAAAATAGTCAAGCCGCAGTACTTGGTCTTCAGCACTTACTTGCCATGTATTCAGGAAGTATACTTGTTCCAATTTTAATTGCAAGTGCCCTAAATTACACACCAGCTCAATTAACCTACTTAATTTCAACTGATATTTTTATGTGTGGACTGGCAACCTTCCTTCAGCTTCAACTTAATAAATATTTTGGTGTGGGTCTACCGGTGGTTCTAGGGGTAGCCTTTCAATCAGTGGCTCCTCTTTCAATTATTGGAGCCAAGCACGGACCTGGTGCTATGTTCGGATCAATTATTGCCTCAGGAATCTTTGTTGTTCTAATTGCTGGCTTCTTCTCAAAAATTAGAAAGCTGTTTCCTCCGATTGTGACAGGAAGTGTAATCACAACTATTGGACTTACCCTTATACCGGTAGCTGTTGGAAACATGGGAAGTAACTCAGATAATCCAAGTGTGGAAAGTGTTATCCTGGCTTTAGTGACAATCTTTATCATTCTTGCTATCAATTATTTCTTTAAAGGATTTATTAGATCAATTGCTATTTTAATTGGTCTGATTGTAGGAACTGTAATTGGAAGTTTCTTCGGTTTAGTTGATACCCAAGCTATCGCTTCAGCCCCTTGGGTGCATGTCCCAACTCCTTTCTTCTTTGGAAAACCGGTATTTGAACTTTCAAGTATCCTTATGATGTGTATCATTGCTCTTGTTTCTTTAGTTGAATCAACAGGTGTATATTTCGCCCTTGCTGATATTACAGGAGACAAGCTAACTGAGAAAAGACTTCGTAATGGTTATAGGGCAGAAGGACTGGCAGTTATTTTTGGAGGTATTTTCAATACCTTCCCTTATACAGGATTCTCACAGAATGTTGGTCTGGTTCAACTTTCAGGAATTAAGTCACGTAAACCAATCTATTATACAGCCTTCTTCCTAGTTATTCTTGGTCTGGTTCCAAAATTTGGAGCCCTTGCTCAAATGATTCCAAGTCCTGTTCTAGGTGGTGGTATGCTTGTCATGTTTGGTATGGTAGCTGTTCAAGGTATGAGAATGCTTAATAGTATTGATTTTGAAAAAAATGAATACAATTTATTGATTGCTGCTGTATCAGTAGCAAGTGGAGTGGGTCTTCATAACACCAGCCTCTTTAACTCTTTCCCTCAAACAGCTCAAATGTTTTTGACTAACGGAATTGTTATCGCAGCTCTTGTTTCAATCGTCTTAAATCTAATCTTTAATTCTAAAAAGAAATAG
- a CDS encoding GRP family sugar transporter — protein sequence MMYLIALVPAISWGLIGVGFAKSKATPEETTLGSMAGFLIFSTVVTLISTTNITLPVFAVGFASGFLLSLANIGQFSAMNELGVSKTVPLVAALQLILNSLLGAFIFHEWVGIVQWIFGIISIILVIAGASMTSYQENSSKSGSKFSKKGIASLLVAGIFGGLYSVLPKAYQFFGDINGTREFTDSLLLPQAIGGITGALLIYFFIRKGNPFKALTEVPVVKSIFVGFLWAIGNMCLLISSTSSLGLATAFTFSQLNLVIGGFSGIYILHENKTKKEFHRFLMGILLVVAGAVVTALI from the coding sequence ATGATGTATTTAATCGCTTTGGTTCCAGCAATTTCCTGGGGGCTAATTGGAGTGGGCTTTGCAAAGAGCAAGGCAACCCCTGAAGAGACGACCTTAGGATCCATGGCAGGATTCCTAATATTCTCAACAGTTGTTACTTTAATAAGTACAACTAATATAACCCTTCCTGTTTTTGCGGTTGGATTTGCTAGCGGATTTTTACTCTCTCTAGCAAATATTGGTCAATTCTCAGCTATGAACGAGTTAGGGGTTTCAAAAACAGTTCCCCTGGTTGCAGCCCTCCAATTAATACTTAATTCTCTTCTAGGTGCTTTTATCTTTCATGAGTGGGTTGGAATTGTCCAATGGATTTTTGGGATTATTTCAATTATTTTGGTAATTGCAGGAGCTAGCATGACTAGCTACCAGGAGAATTCAAGTAAAAGTGGATCTAAGTTTAGTAAAAAAGGGATTGCAAGCCTTCTTGTGGCTGGTATCTTTGGGGGACTTTACTCAGTTCTTCCTAAAGCCTATCAGTTCTTCGGTGACATAAATGGTACTAGGGAGTTTACTGATAGTTTACTTCTTCCTCAAGCAATTGGAGGAATCACAGGAGCTCTGCTTATTTACTTCTTTATCAGAAAGGGAAATCCTTTCAAAGCCCTGACAGAAGTACCTGTTGTAAAAAGTATTTTTGTTGGTTTCTTATGGGCAATAGGTAACATGTGCCTACTTATTTCTTCAACAAGTAGCCTTGGACTTGCAACAGCCTTTACCTTTTCTCAACTTAATCTGGTTATTGGAGGATTTAGTGGAATTTATATCCTGCATGAAAATAAAACTAAGAAGGAATTTCATCGTTTCTTGATGGGGATTCTGTTGGTAGTTGCAGGGGCTGTTGTTACAGCGCTAATTTAA
- the fetB gene encoding iron export ABC transporter permease subunit FetB has product MNSIDVNNLSLVLSLGLVLVAVLISQKEHLGLARDIIYSVTRAVIQLTIIGYVLKYVFHIDNALLTLLMVLFIILNASLSAHKRNPNPRGKFFNSFLALFVSTSITLGILLLSGALKFVPSQVIPITGMIASNSMVAIGLCYRSMGTQFGQEEQQVLEKLSLGASPKQASIDILRSSIKTAMQPTIDSAKTVGLVSLPGMMSGLIFAGVDPVHAIKYQIMVTFMLLSTTSIGSFIAGYRNYKDYYNSQDQLVNEQK; this is encoded by the coding sequence ATGAACTCAATTGATGTAAATAATTTATCCCTTGTTCTTAGTTTGGGACTTGTTCTAGTTGCCGTTCTTATCTCTCAAAAAGAGCATTTGGGTCTTGCAAGAGACATAATCTATAGTGTCACACGCGCTGTTATTCAACTTACCATTATTGGTTATGTCTTAAAATATGTATTCCATATTGACAATGCTCTCTTGACTCTACTTATGGTTCTCTTTATTATCTTGAATGCTTCTTTAAGTGCCCACAAACGAAATCCTAATCCTAGGGGAAAATTCTTTAATTCTTTCTTGGCACTTTTTGTTAGTACTTCAATTACCCTAGGCATTCTTCTTTTATCTGGTGCCCTAAAATTTGTTCCATCGCAGGTTATTCCAATTACAGGAATGATTGCTAGCAACTCCATGGTCGCTATCGGTCTTTGCTACCGCAGTATGGGAACTCAGTTTGGACAAGAGGAACAACAAGTTTTAGAAAAGCTTTCTCTTGGAGCAAGTCCTAAGCAAGCTTCAATTGATATTTTAAGAAGCAGTATTAAAACCGCCATGCAACCAACTATTGATTCAGCTAAAACGGTCGGTCTAGTCAGCCTTCCTGGAATGATGTCTGGATTAATCTTTGCGGGAGTCGACCCAGTTCACGCTATTAAATATCAAATTATGGTTACTTTCATGCTTCTTTCAACAACAAGTATTGGATCCTTTATTGCGGGTTATAGAAACTATAAGGATTACTATAATAGCCAGGATCAACTTGTTAATGAGCAAAAATAA
- a CDS encoding ATP-binding cassette domain-containing protein produces MNIIDFKDVDYSIDDLNILKKCNLSIEEGDFLTITGPSGSGKSTILKLAANLISPVSGEIMYDGKNVASLNPMTYRQNVSYCFQQPLLFGKTVSDNLEFPFKIRNKEVDSKKISDFLKEVDLDDSYKTKFINDLSGGERQRIALIRNLLFTPKVLLLDEVTAGLDEKTKGIVLDLIDSTNKKGVTVVRVTHDQKEIDQAKHLIKVVNGEVVK; encoded by the coding sequence ATGAATATTATTGACTTTAAAGATGTCGATTATTCAATTGATGACTTGAATATTTTAAAAAAGTGTAACTTATCAATTGAAGAAGGAGACTTTCTTACAATTACTGGTCCTTCAGGGAGCGGGAAATCAACAATTTTAAAACTGGCAGCTAATTTAATTTCTCCAGTAAGTGGGGAAATTATGTATGATGGAAAAAATGTAGCAAGTCTTAATCCGATGACCTATAGACAGAATGTATCCTACTGCTTTCAACAACCTCTTTTATTTGGTAAAACAGTAAGTGACAACCTTGAATTTCCTTTTAAAATCAGGAACAAAGAAGTTGATTCTAAAAAAATATCTGATTTTTTAAAGGAAGTTGATTTAGATGATTCCTACAAAACAAAATTCATTAACGATTTATCTGGGGGAGAAAGACAAAGAATAGCCTTGATTCGTAACCTTTTATTTACGCCCAAGGTTCTACTACTTGATGAGGTAACTGCGGGACTTGATGAAAAGACAAAGGGAATTGTTCTTGATTTAATCGATTCAACTAATAAAAAGGGAGTAACTGTAGTTAGGGTTACCCATGATCAAAAGGAAATCGATCAAGCCAAGCATCTAATAAAAGTTGTTAACGGGGAGGTGGTTAAATGA
- a CDS encoding GNAT family N-acetyltransferase — protein sequence MNEIEIRRLEGKDEREFRIFLDALLTEKNEGFKYSSQAIRPVSDFNLYLKKLYQNEKCPSNPDYSPVIAYYYFKNGSICAKITCRWDLTKGNLSTEGGHIGYVTAPAFRGQGIMSELLKFALDKFKERQIEDVFITALEDNLASRATIEKVGGRLDSYYEKSDGEILARYWIRTVGED from the coding sequence ATGAATGAGATTGAAATTAGAAGATTAGAAGGCAAGGATGAAAGGGAATTTAGAATTTTTCTAGATGCTCTTCTTACTGAAAAGAATGAGGGCTTTAAATACTCTTCCCAAGCTATTAGACCAGTGTCTGATTTTAATCTTTACTTAAAAAAGTTATACCAAAATGAGAAATGTCCTTCTAATCCTGATTATTCTCCTGTGATAGCATACTATTATTTTAAAAATGGAAGTATTTGTGCAAAAATTACTTGTAGATGGGATTTGACTAAGGGAAATTTATCGACTGAAGGAGGTCATATTGGGTATGTTACAGCTCCTGCTTTCAGAGGTCAAGGGATTATGTCAGAACTTCTGAAGTTTGCCCTGGATAAATTTAAAGAAAGGCAGATTGAAGATGTCTTTATAACAGCCTTGGAAGATAATCTTGCAAGTAGGGCTACGATTGAAAAAGTTGGTGGTCGACTAGATTCATATTATGAAAAATCTGATGGGGAAATTTTAGCTAGGTATTGGATAAGGACAGTAGGAGAAGATTAG
- a CDS encoding ABC transporter ATP-binding protein, whose protein sequence is MDILTIRNLNFSYGKKLVIDDGNLTIGAGDIVGLIGNNGAGKSTLMKLISGIIPGYSESITVNSKSIGVLIEEPSLYKDMSVLSNLKFYCKLYEKDYDIIGKYKNMLGVESFLNKKVSRLSLGMKQRIGLFVALIASNEFILLDEPTNGLDPAGIDNLLKLIKQLSVDHGITFIISSHILENLDKVCNKNVLLRDQKLIMLDSVEYLKFKIYSFEVSQSGLIELLEAEDIPYELEGRDIIVSAINIGQVESLLNGKNIPMNKEKVSLSEVIF, encoded by the coding sequence ATGGATATTTTAACCATTAGAAATTTAAATTTTTCATATGGGAAAAAGCTAGTTATTGATGATGGAAATCTGACGATAGGAGCAGGAGATATTGTAGGTCTGATAGGTAATAATGGTGCCGGGAAAAGTACTTTAATGAAACTTATTTCCGGGATTATTCCAGGATATTCAGAAAGCATTACTGTTAACTCTAAAAGCATAGGAGTTCTTATTGAGGAACCTAGTTTGTATAAGGATATGTCAGTTTTAAGTAATCTTAAATTTTACTGTAAATTATATGAAAAAGATTATGATATTATCGGTAAATATAAGAATATGCTTGGCGTAGAAAGTTTCTTAAATAAAAAAGTTTCTAGGCTTTCTCTGGGGATGAAGCAAAGAATTGGCTTGTTTGTGGCCTTGATTGCTTCCAATGAATTTATTTTACTAGATGAACCAACAAATGGTTTAGATCCAGCTGGAATAGATAATCTTTTAAAACTTATCAAACAATTGTCTGTGGATCATGGAATCACCTTTATCATTTCAAGTCATATTTTAGAAAACTTAGATAAGGTTTGTAATAAAAATGTTTTGCTGAGGGATCAAAAGTTGATCATGCTAGACTCAGTAGAATATTTGAAATTCAAAATCTACAGTTTTGAGGTTAGCCAAAGTGGATTAATTGAACTATTAGAAGCAGAAGATATTCCTTATGAATTAGAGGGGCGAGATATTATTGTTTCAGCTATAAATATTGGACAAGTTGAGTCACTTTTAAATGGAAAAAATATCCCAATGAATAAGGAAAAAGTAAGTCTAAGTGAGGTAATTTTTTAA
- a CDS encoding xanthine phosphoribosyltransferase → MKLLEERIKTNGQVLKEDILKVDSFLTHQVDYKLMKAIGQRFAEVFADAGITKVVTIEASGIAPALYVAEALDLPMIFAKKAKNISMNDELLTADVYSFTKQVTSTVSISKKFLNEDDRVLIIDDFLANGQAALGLIEIIEAAGASVEGIGIVIEKSFQDGRQLLIDADYKVVSLARIEKFEDGQVVFAQADA, encoded by the coding sequence ATGAAGTTACTTGAAGAAAGAATTAAGACAAATGGTCAAGTTCTAAAGGAAGATATTTTAAAGGTTGATAGCTTTTTAACCCACCAGGTTGACTACAAGCTAATGAAAGCCATCGGACAAAGATTTGCGGAAGTATTTGCAGATGCTGGAATTACTAAGGTAGTTACTATTGAAGCAAGTGGAATTGCTCCGGCTCTTTATGTGGCAGAAGCACTTGATTTGCCAATGATTTTTGCTAAAAAGGCAAAAAATATTAGCATGAACGATGAACTTCTAACAGCTGATGTCTATTCATTTACAAAACAAGTTACAAGTACTGTTTCAATTTCAAAGAAATTCTTAAATGAAGACGATCGTGTTTTAATAATTGATGACTTCTTGGCAAATGGCCAGGCTGCTCTAGGACTTATTGAAATTATTGAGGCAGCTGGTGCTAGCGTTGAAGGAATTGGAATTGTTATTGAAAAATCATTCCAGGATGGACGTCAACTTCTTATAGATGCGGATTATAAGGTCGTATCTCTAGCCCGAATCGAAAAATTTGAAGATGGGCAAGTTGTTTTTGCTCAAGCAGACGCCTAG
- a CDS encoding ABC transporter permease: protein MANKFGTLFLKKDICKLSIPIFWMLSLISGFSIIYSREYLGGPFRVDNIYAMFSTFSIFLIIYLSVSLFGTEFQYKTINMIRISNRSPLEIILRKLTVMLIVSLVTSLIAYSEVLIQQLYYGHNEINLVNLLSRITSSYLFFGLFLFSIGTIVVLYLKNTLFSFIFVLLFLRLGAMIVNILGNFSELRSFIEYVPFTFAENAFSFASYTGKQALIMIIWSLILLAFTPILYKQRGYE from the coding sequence ATGGCAAATAAATTTGGAACTTTATTTTTAAAGAAAGATATCTGCAAGCTGAGTATTCCCATTTTTTGGATGTTATCATTAATATCAGGATTTAGCATTATTTATTCGAGGGAATATTTAGGTGGACCATTTAGGGTGGACAACATCTATGCTATGTTTTCGACCTTCTCAATTTTTTTAATAATATACTTATCTGTAAGTTTATTTGGAACAGAATTTCAATATAAGACGATAAATATGATTCGAATCAGCAATAGAAGTCCTTTGGAAATTATTTTAAGGAAGCTTACGGTTATGTTAATAGTTAGCTTGGTAACTTCTTTGATTGCTTATTCTGAGGTCCTCATACAGCAGCTTTATTATGGCCATAATGAAATTAACTTAGTAAATCTTTTGAGTCGTATAACTTCATCATATTTATTTTTTGGTTTATTTTTATTTTCTATAGGCACTATCGTGGTCTTATATTTAAAAAATACCCTATTTTCTTTCATTTTTGTTCTCTTGTTTCTTAGATTAGGTGCAATGATTGTGAATATCTTAGGCAATTTTTCAGAATTACGGTCTTTCATAGAATATGTTCCCTTTACCTTTGCAGAAAATGCTTTTTCCTTTGCAAGTTATACAGGAAAACAAGCTCTTATAATGATAATTTGGAGTCTAATTCTTCTCGCATTTACCCCTATATTATATAAACAAAGGGGATATGAGTGA
- the upp gene encoding uracil phosphoribosyltransferase: MGKFQVIDHPLIQHKLTIIRQTKTGTKEFREIVNEISMLMGYEISRDLPLEDIEIETPITKTVQKTLAGKKLAIVPILRAGIGMVDGILSLIPAAKVGHIGMYRDEETLQPVEYLVKLPEDIDQRQIFVVDPMLATGGSAILAIDSLKKRGATNIKFVCLVAAPEGVKALEEAHPDIDIYTASLDERLNEHGYIVPGLGDAGDRLFGTK; the protein is encoded by the coding sequence ATGGGAAAATTTCAAGTAATTGATCATCCGCTTATTCAACACAAACTTACTATTATCCGTCAAACTAAGACCGGAACTAAAGAATTTCGTGAAATAGTCAATGAAATATCAATGCTTATGGGATATGAAATCAGTCGCGATTTACCCCTTGAGGATATCGAAATTGAAACACCCATTACAAAAACGGTCCAAAAAACTCTCGCTGGTAAAAAATTAGCAATTGTTCCTATCTTACGAGCAGGTATTGGAATGGTTGATGGAATTTTAAGTCTTATTCCAGCTGCCAAGGTAGGACATATCGGTATGTACCGTGATGAGGAAACCCTACAACCAGTAGAATATTTGGTGAAACTACCTGAAGACATTGATCAAAGACAGATTTTTGTTGTTGATCCAATGCTTGCCACAGGTGGATCAGCTATTTTAGCTATCGATAGTCTTAAAAAGCGCGGTGCTACAAATATTAAATTTGTCTGCCTGGTTGCAGCTCCTGAGGGGGTTAAAGCTTTAGAAGAAGCTCACCCAGATATCGATATCTATACAGCAAGTCTTGATGAACGCTTGAATGAACATGGATACATTGTTCCAGGCCTTGGAGATGCTGGAGACAGATTATTTGGAACCAAATAA
- a CDS encoding pyridoxal phosphate-dependent aminotransferase has product MYNFTDIPSRLNDNSIKWAEVKDDPELLPMWIADMDFEVLSDIREAAQNFALFDVYGYSYAPDSLYQAIIDWEEREHNYKISKDSISFLEGVLAGVSIAIESFTCKGDAILINSPVYPPFAKTVRLKGRKLVANSLAEKNGQFEIDFDQLEKDLATNEVKLYILCSPHNPGGRVWSWDELVRIGKLCQKYGVILLVDEIHQDLILFDNIHHSINTVDPSFSDFTILLTAATKTFNIAGTKNSFAIIENPKLRAKFKEIQQANNQTGISTLGYMATEAAYTHGKAWLEELKKVLETNVTYLIDYLSENASKLKVMRPQGTYLLWLDFSAYNLDDKELNRLLKEEAKLILNPGISFGKEGKLHARMNVATSLENIKTACTRLANMLAGLE; this is encoded by the coding sequence GTGTACAATTTTACAGATATACCAAGTAGATTAAATGACAATAGCATCAAGTGGGCAGAGGTAAAAGATGATCCTGAGCTTTTACCCATGTGGATTGCTGATATGGACTTTGAAGTCTTAAGTGATATTAGAGAAGCTGCTCAAAATTTTGCCCTCTTTGATGTTTACGGATATAGCTATGCACCTGATAGCCTTTATCAAGCTATTATAGACTGGGAGGAGCGCGAGCATAATTATAAAATTTCAAAGGATAGCATTAGCTTTTTAGAAGGTGTCCTTGCTGGTGTATCAATTGCAATTGAGTCATTTACCTGTAAGGGAGATGCTATTTTAATTAATAGTCCAGTTTACCCACCCTTTGCTAAAACGGTAAGACTTAAGGGACGAAAACTTGTTGCTAATTCTTTAGCTGAAAAAAATGGTCAATTTGAGATTGATTTTGATCAATTAGAAAAGGATTTAGCTACAAATGAGGTTAAGTTGTATATCCTTTGTAGTCCCCATAATCCTGGTGGGCGTGTTTGGTCTTGGGATGAGCTTGTAAGAATTGGTAAACTTTGTCAAAAATACGGGGTAATTCTTTTGGTTGATGAGATTCATCAGGATTTGATTCTTTTTGATAATATTCACCATTCAATAAATACAGTTGATCCTAGCTTTTCTGACTTTACCATTCTTTTGACTGCTGCAACAAAAACCTTTAATATTGCTGGGACTAAAAATTCATTTGCAATAATTGAAAATCCTAAGTTACGAGCAAAATTTAAGGAGATTCAGCAGGCCAACAATCAAACGGGAATTAGTACCCTGGGTTACATGGCAACTGAAGCAGCCTATACTCACGGTAAGGCTTGGTTAGAGGAACTTAAAAAAGTCTTAGAAACAAACGTTACTTATTTGATAGACTACCTTTCAGAAAATGCAAGTAAGTTAAAGGTAATGAGACCACAGGGTACCTACCTTCTATGGCTTGATTTTTCAGCCTACAATTTAGATGATAAAGAATTAAATCGTCTTTTAAAGGAAGAAGCTAAGTTGATTTTAAATCCAGGTATAAGTTTTGGTAAGGAAGGTAAACTTCATGCCAGAATGAATGTTGCAACTTCTTTGGAAAATATTAAGACAGCCTGCACGCGACTTGCCAACATGCTTGCTGGACTTGAATAA
- the ilvA gene encoding threonine ammonia-lyase IlvA has translation MEFTAEKILQAQEKLADVVSKTPLVKDPSLSERYGANIYLKQENFQVVRSFKLRGAFYAISNLPDEKLKAGVVAASAGNHAQGVAYTCQRIGVRATIFMPTTTPQQKINQVKFFGGGQVEIALIGDTFDESAKAAKEFAEINQMTFVDPFDDYDVIAGQGTVAYEIFEDAKQEGINFDYLLSAVGGGGLISGVSTYTKSISPATKVVGVEALGAQSMRAAFDVGHPVRLELIDKFADGIAVQEVGKKTFELARKYVDELLAVDEGLIASTIIDLYSKQGIVAEPAGATTIAALELIADEIKGKNVVCIVSGGNNDINRMPEIEERSLVYQGLKHYFIINFPQRPGALREFVNDVLGPKDDITRFEYMKKANKGMGPGLVGILLNEKEDYEPLIGRMKEFDPGFIDLESNNKLYNLLV, from the coding sequence ATGGAATTTACAGCAGAAAAAATTTTACAGGCCCAAGAAAAATTGGCAGATGTTGTTAGTAAAACACCTCTTGTAAAGGATCCATCATTATCTGAAAGGTATGGGGCTAACATCTACCTTAAGCAGGAGAATTTCCAAGTTGTCCGTTCTTTTAAGCTAAGGGGAGCCTTCTATGCTATTTCAAATTTACCAGATGAAAAATTAAAGGCTGGTGTGGTAGCTGCAAGTGCTGGTAACCATGCCCAGGGAGTAGCCTATACTTGTCAGAGGATTGGAGTAAGGGCAACAATTTTTATGCCGACTACAACGCCCCAACAAAAAATAAATCAGGTTAAATTTTTTGGGGGAGGTCAGGTTGAAATTGCTTTAATTGGAGATACCTTTGATGAGTCGGCAAAGGCAGCCAAGGAATTTGCTGAAATTAATCAGATGACCTTTGTCGATCCTTTTGATGACTATGATGTCATTGCAGGGCAAGGTACGGTAGCCTATGAAATTTTTGAGGATGCCAAGCAAGAAGGTATTAATTTTGACTATCTTCTATCTGCAGTTGGTGGTGGCGGCTTAATTTCTGGCGTATCAACTTATACAAAATCAATTAGTCCAGCAACTAAAGTCGTTGGTGTAGAGGCTTTAGGAGCTCAAAGCATGCGAGCTGCTTTTGATGTGGGTCATCCCGTTAGACTTGAATTGATTGATAAATTTGCTGATGGCATAGCAGTTCAAGAAGTGGGTAAGAAAACTTTTGAACTTGCCAGAAAATATGTTGATGAACTACTAGCTGTTGATGAAGGCCTTATTGCATCTACTATCATCGACCTCTATTCCAAACAGGGAATAGTCGCTGAACCTGCAGGAGCTACTACAATTGCTGCTCTGGAACTTATAGCAGATGAAATTAAAGGCAAAAATGTTGTTTGTATCGTAAGTGGTGGAAATAATGATATAAATAGGATGCCTGAAATTGAGGAACGCAGCCTAGTTTATCAGGGTTTGAAGCATTATTTTATTATTAATTTTCCTCAAAGGCCCGGAGCATTACGTGAATTTGTAAATGATGTTTTGGGACCAAAAGACGATATTACACGTTTTGAGTATATGAAAAAAGCCAACAAAGGAATGGGGCCAGGCCTTGTTGGTATATTATTAAATGAAAAAGAAGATTACGAGCCATTAATTGGTAGGATGAAGGAATTTGATCCAGGATTTATTGATTTAGAATCAAATAATAAGCTTTATAACCTTTTGGTTTAA
- a CDS encoding ETX/MTX2 family pore-forming toxin has protein sequence MFKKNLGKVAITSMVACASLGTAHHVLADDTFQIEKNNIFAQDNSIVKNVNPDVRAKEDLKDLAYAYSYNLYKIHEISLDDSIPLNKGWSSPRSYYAFPVVKLNGDMGISEGDAMAAHTASLTNSTGHNQTLSTASFTYTQEDSVTTVSYNSSGMGMSATAEIKIPFIAGISTTVAATFDYTKGEEARRTTTKSWTVPPQTIDIPAGKTYKVEWMMKTGVAKGTANLTTRVTADIPYQVNNGTVSTTDLKTAMTRQQALVNQLTYPTLWDYQWQWEVSGDSVFRQWGTSTYTVKYGTDLVMKVYDVTKRNAEPVLIDSIPMDITPTPI, from the coding sequence ATGTTTAAAAAGAATTTAGGAAAAGTTGCTATTACTAGTATGGTAGCTTGTGCAAGCCTTGGAACGGCACATCACGTTTTAGCTGATGATACCTTTCAAATAGAAAAAAATAATATTTTTGCACAAGATAATTCCATTGTTAAAAATGTTAATCCTGATGTCAGAGCTAAAGAGGACCTTAAAGATTTAGCTTATGCCTACTCTTACAATTTATATAAAATTCATGAAATCTCTCTTGACGATTCCATACCCCTTAATAAAGGTTGGTCAAGCCCACGTTCATACTACGCTTTTCCTGTAGTTAAACTAAATGGTGACATGGGGATTTCTGAAGGAGATGCTATGGCAGCACATACTGCGTCACTTACTAATTCAACAGGGCACAATCAAACTCTTAGTACAGCTAGTTTCACTTATACCCAAGAAGACTCTGTAACAACAGTAAGTTATAATTCATCGGGTATGGGAATGTCAGCAACAGCAGAAATAAAAATTCCATTTATCGCAGGTATATCAACTACCGTTGCAGCTACATTCGATTATACTAAGGGAGAAGAAGCTAGAAGAACTACCACTAAAAGCTGGACTGTTCCCCCACAAACAATTGATATTCCCGCTGGTAAGACTTACAAAGTTGAATGGATGATGAAAACCGGAGTTGCCAAGGGTACTGCTAATCTTACAACACGAGTAACAGCTGATATTCCTTATCAAGTAAATAATGGCACTGTATCAACTACCGATCTTAAAACAGCAATGACTAGACAACAGGCACTCGTAAATCAGCTCACTTACCCGACATTATGGGATTATCAGTGGCAATGGGAAGTTTCTGGTGACTCCGTCTTTAGACAATGGGGAACCAGCACATACACGGTCAAATATGGGACAGACTTAGTAATGAAGGTATATGATGTTACAAAAAGGAATGCAGAACCCGTCTTAATTGATAGTATCCCAATGGATATCACTCCAACTCCTATTTAA